A genomic segment from Luteibacter aegosomatis encodes:
- a CDS encoding pseudouridine synthase, which yields MNAPQRSVLSLKRGGERPDDNQQLEERLHKVLANAGLGSRRMLEQRIQAGEVEVNGTAATIGSSVHAGDRVVLDGKQFVVATDSRSDAEVLVYHKPEGVVTTREDTEGRPTVFEQLPRLKGARWVAVGRLDINTTGLLLLTTDGELANALMHPKSGLEREYLCRVHGEVPDEVIERLKAGVELEDGPARFDEIGVISRGGSHSWFRVTIREGRNREVRRLWDSQGFLVSRLKRIRYGSVELPRALRRGDCESLDEAAIKELRERSGLGAPAPVLTLNAVVHQRRAPRHVTEYRPEKNTAGGWSSARHDEARELTAFDRIRDDNPRGGRGGRGGPRKPGREVNGNVARPERPAKPRRARAVAPGQELPAMRTWFAGDSRTGGGNTQGNANGNTAGNRGNRGPRGGQGQGGGNRAMGQGGNRSGGPAGGGNRMGGPNRAGGNRGSGGKGRGGPAGGGGNRGGRPGGGNRGGGGNRGGNF from the coding sequence CAACAGCTCGAAGAGCGCCTGCACAAGGTGCTGGCCAACGCGGGCCTCGGCTCGCGCCGCATGCTCGAGCAGCGCATCCAGGCCGGCGAGGTCGAAGTCAACGGCACCGCCGCCACCATCGGCTCGAGCGTGCACGCGGGCGACCGCGTGGTGCTCGACGGCAAGCAGTTCGTCGTGGCCACCGACAGCCGCAGCGACGCCGAGGTGCTGGTCTACCACAAGCCCGAGGGCGTGGTGACCACCCGCGAAGACACCGAGGGCCGCCCCACCGTGTTCGAACAGTTGCCGCGCCTGAAGGGTGCGCGCTGGGTCGCCGTGGGCCGCCTCGACATCAACACCACCGGCCTCCTGCTGCTCACCACCGACGGCGAACTCGCCAACGCGCTGATGCACCCCAAGAGCGGTCTCGAACGCGAATACCTGTGCCGCGTGCACGGCGAAGTGCCCGACGAGGTCATCGAGCGGCTGAAGGCCGGCGTGGAACTGGAAGACGGCCCGGCCCGTTTCGACGAGATCGGCGTCATCAGCCGCGGCGGCAGCCACAGCTGGTTCCGCGTCACCATCCGCGAAGGCCGTAATCGCGAAGTGCGCCGCCTGTGGGATTCACAGGGTTTCCTCGTCAGCCGCCTCAAGCGCATCCGCTACGGCAGCGTCGAACTGCCCCGCGCCCTGCGCCGCGGCGATTGCGAATCGCTCGACGAAGCGGCCATCAAGGAGCTGCGTGAGCGTTCCGGCCTCGGCGCGCCCGCGCCGGTGCTCACCCTCAATGCCGTGGTTCACCAGCGCCGCGCACCGCGTCACGTCACCGAGTACCGCCCCGAGAAGAACACGGCCGGCGGCTGGAGTTCGGCGCGTCACGACGAGGCCCGCGAGCTGACCGCCTTCGACCGTATCCGCGACGACAACCCGCGTGGCGGCCGAGGCGGCCGCGGCGGCCCCCGCAAACCGGGGCGTGAAGTGAACGGCAACGTGGCCCGTCCGGAGCGCCCGGCCAAGCCGCGCCGCGCTCGCGCCGTGGCCCCGGGCCAGGAGCTTCCGGCCATGCGCACCTGGTTCGCCGGCGACAGCCGTACCGGTGGCGGCAACACCCAGGGCAATGCCAACGGCAATACCGCCGGCAACCGCGGCAACCGCGGCCCGCGCGGTGGCCAGGGCCAGGGTGGCGGCAATCGCGCCATGGGCCAGGGCGGCAACCGCTCCGGCGGTCCGGCCGGCGGCGGCAACCGCATGGGCGGTCCGAACCGCGCCGGCGGCAATCGCGGTTCGGGCGGCAAGGGCCGTGGTGGCCCGGCCGGTGGCGGCGGCAACCGTGGCGGTCGCCCCGGCGGCGGCAACCGCGGTGGCGGTGGTAACCGCGGCGGCAACTTCTGA
- the arsC gene encoding arsenate reductase (glutaredoxin) (This arsenate reductase requires both glutathione and glutaredoxin to convert arsenate to arsenite, after which the efflux transporter formed by ArsA and ArsB can extrude the arsenite from the cell, providing resistance.), with amino-acid sequence MLAVWHNPRCSKSRETLALLQARGLEPVVVDYLKTPPSAADIDAVLTMLGIEPRELMRRGEAEYDSVPADASRDALIAAMVTMPKLIERPVVIHDGKAAIGRPPEAVLAIL; translated from the coding sequence ATGCTGGCCGTCTGGCATAACCCCCGCTGTTCGAAGTCGCGCGAGACGCTGGCGCTGCTTCAGGCGCGGGGGCTCGAGCCGGTCGTGGTCGACTACCTGAAAACGCCGCCTTCGGCGGCCGACATCGATGCCGTGCTGACGATGCTCGGCATCGAGCCGCGCGAGTTGATGCGCAGGGGTGAAGCCGAATACGACTCGGTACCTGCCGATGCGTCGCGTGACGCGTTGATCGCCGCGATGGTAACGATGCCGAAGCTGATCGAACGGCCGGTGGTGATCCATGACGGCAAGGCGGCCATCGGGCGGCCGCCTGAAGCGGTGCTCGCGATTCTCTGA
- the hisIE gene encoding bifunctional phosphoribosyl-AMP cyclohydrolase/phosphoribosyl-ATP diphosphatase HisIE: MSEIRPDFAKGDGLVPAVVQHARTGEVLMLGYMDAEALAKTRQSGLVTFYSRSKRRLWTKGETSGDTLSLVDVRQDCDADTLLVRALPAGPTCHTGTSSCFGDDVAPALGFLAELDALVASRHAERPQGSYTTRLFEGGIRRMAQKVGEEGVETALAAVAEDDEALLGEAADLVFHLMVVLRARGLGFEQVARKLASRHR, encoded by the coding sequence ATGAGCGAGATACGTCCCGACTTCGCCAAGGGCGATGGCCTGGTACCGGCCGTGGTGCAGCATGCGCGCACCGGCGAGGTGTTGATGCTGGGCTACATGGATGCCGAGGCATTGGCGAAAACGCGTCAAAGCGGGCTGGTGACGTTCTACAGCCGCAGCAAGCGGCGCTTGTGGACCAAGGGCGAAACCTCGGGCGACACGCTGTCGTTGGTGGATGTCCGGCAGGATTGCGACGCCGATACCTTGCTCGTTCGCGCGCTGCCTGCCGGGCCGACCTGCCACACGGGCACGTCCAGTTGCTTTGGCGACGACGTCGCGCCCGCCCTGGGCTTTCTGGCGGAACTGGACGCGCTGGTGGCGTCGCGTCACGCGGAGCGGCCGCAAGGCAGTTATACGACCCGACTGTTCGAAGGCGGCATTCGCCGCATGGCGCAGAAGGTGGGCGAAGAGGGCGTGGAGACGGCGCTGGCCGCCGTGGCCGAAGACGACGAGGCTTTGCTCGGTGAGGCGGCCGATCTGGTGTTCCACCTGATGGTGGTGTTGCGTGCGCGAGGGCTCGGTTTCGAACAGGTCGCCCGAAAGCTCGCCTCGCGGCATCGCTGA
- the hisF gene encoding imidazole glycerol phosphate synthase subunit HisF: protein MLSRRIVPCLDVRDGQVVKGVRFRDHVVVGGIVELALRYRDEGADELVFYDITASPEGRRVDRDWVEKVAREIDIPFCVAGGIRSVEDAREVLHAGADKVSINSPALERPALIGELAEAFGVQCVVVGVDSLRDDDGEWRVRQYTGDPSKTRALRKRTLDWLVEAQALGAGEIVLNCMGTDGVRRGYDIEQLRAARELCRVPLVASGGAGTAAHFGDVFDDADVDAALAASVFHSGEIAIPALKRELRARGIEVRA, encoded by the coding sequence ATGCTGAGCCGTCGTATCGTGCCCTGCCTCGACGTGCGCGACGGCCAGGTGGTGAAGGGCGTGCGTTTTCGCGATCACGTGGTGGTCGGCGGCATCGTCGAGCTGGCGCTGCGTTACCGCGACGAAGGGGCGGACGAGCTCGTGTTCTACGACATCACGGCCAGCCCCGAAGGACGCCGCGTCGATCGCGACTGGGTGGAGAAGGTGGCCCGCGAGATCGACATTCCCTTTTGCGTGGCTGGCGGCATCCGCAGCGTCGAGGACGCGCGCGAGGTCTTGCACGCCGGCGCCGACAAGGTATCGATCAATTCGCCCGCGCTGGAGCGCCCGGCGTTGATCGGCGAACTGGCCGAGGCCTTCGGCGTGCAATGCGTGGTGGTGGGCGTGGACAGCCTGCGCGACGACGACGGCGAGTGGCGCGTGCGTCAGTACACCGGCGATCCGTCGAAGACCCGCGCCCTGCGCAAGCGCACGCTCGACTGGCTCGTGGAAGCGCAGGCGCTCGGTGCCGGCGAGATCGTGCTCAACTGCATGGGCACCGACGGCGTGCGGCGTGGCTACGACATCGAACAGCTGCGCGCGGCCCGCGAGCTGTGCCGCGTGCCCCTGGTGGCGTCCGGGGGGGCGGGGACGGCGGCCCACTTCGGCGACGTGTTCGACGACGCCGACGTCGATGCCGCGTTGGCCGCCAGCGTGTTCCATTCCGGCGAGATCGCCATTCCCGCCCTGAAGCGCGAGCTGCGCGCGCGGGGCATCGAGGTGCGTGCATGA
- the hisA gene encoding 1-(5-phosphoribosyl)-5-[(5-phosphoribosylamino)methylideneamino]imidazole-4-carboxamide isomerase, which produces MTLPIPAIDLRDGKVVRLFKGDYDRQTTFDVDPLMLAQRYADDGAAWLHVVDLDGARTGRFENLTTLGGIAAVGALRVQAGGGIRDEEGVFRLLDAGVSRVVVGSIAIREPETVAGWIARHGADRIVLALDTRFRDGAWTLPSAGWTADEASTLDELLPFYADAGARHLLCTDIDRDGTMTGPNVELYDHVARIAPSFEVQASGGVRSLDDIEALASRGVSGVILGRALLQGEFTVAQALAVAGVSC; this is translated from the coding sequence ATGACGTTACCGATTCCCGCCATCGACCTGCGCGACGGCAAGGTCGTTCGCCTGTTCAAGGGCGATTACGATCGCCAGACCACGTTCGACGTCGACCCGCTCATGCTCGCCCAGCGCTACGCCGACGACGGCGCCGCCTGGCTGCACGTGGTGGACCTCGACGGTGCGCGCACGGGCCGCTTCGAAAACCTGACGACGCTCGGCGGCATCGCCGCCGTTGGGGCATTACGGGTTCAGGCAGGGGGAGGCATCCGCGACGAGGAGGGCGTCTTCCGCTTGCTCGATGCGGGCGTGAGCCGTGTCGTCGTCGGCAGCATCGCCATCCGCGAGCCGGAAACGGTGGCGGGCTGGATCGCCCGGCACGGCGCGGATCGCATCGTGCTGGCGCTGGACACCCGCTTTCGTGACGGCGCATGGACCCTTCCCAGCGCGGGCTGGACCGCCGACGAGGCAAGCACGCTCGACGAGCTCCTTCCGTTCTATGCGGACGCCGGTGCGCGGCACCTGCTGTGCACCGACATCGATCGCGACGGCACCATGACCGGCCCGAACGTCGAGCTCTACGATCACGTGGCGCGCATCGCGCCGTCCTTCGAGGTCCAGGCCTCCGGCGGCGTCCGTTCGCTCGACGACATCGAGGCGCTGGCGTCGCGCGGGGTTTCCGGCGTGATCCTCGGACGCGCGTTGTTGCAAGGCGAATTCACCGTCGCGCAGGCGCTGGCCGTCGCGGGGGTGTCATGCTGA
- the hisH gene encoding imidazole glycerol phosphate synthase subunit HisH — MKRVVLVDAGGTNIGSVRYALQRLGTDAELTSDAARIRSASHVILPGVGAAAPGMRRLRDAGLVEVLRGLTQPVLGVCLGMQLLCERSEESDTECLGLVPSTVRRFADRPGLRVPHMGWNRLHRDVDHPLTSGLDDADTAYFVHSYAVPVGDYTLASSEHGERFSAVIAAGNFMGMQFHPERSAGVGARLLRNFLSL, encoded by the coding sequence GTGAAGAGGGTGGTTCTCGTCGACGCGGGCGGCACGAACATCGGCTCCGTGCGCTACGCCTTGCAGCGCTTGGGCACGGATGCGGAACTGACCTCCGACGCCGCGCGGATACGCTCGGCCAGCCACGTGATCCTGCCTGGCGTGGGCGCGGCCGCGCCCGGCATGCGGCGCTTGCGCGACGCCGGGCTGGTCGAGGTGCTGCGCGGACTGACCCAGCCCGTGCTCGGCGTATGCCTCGGCATGCAGCTGTTGTGCGAGCGTTCGGAAGAGAGCGACACCGAATGCCTCGGCCTCGTGCCGTCCACTGTTCGGCGCTTCGCCGATCGGCCAGGCCTGCGCGTGCCCCACATGGGCTGGAACCGCCTGCATCGCGACGTGGATCATCCGCTCACGAGCGGGCTGGACGACGCGGATACCGCTTACTTCGTGCACAGTTATGCCGTGCCGGTCGGCGACTACACCCTTGCATCGAGCGAGCATGGCGAGCGCTTTTCCGCCGTCATCGCCGCCGGCAATTTCATGGGCATGCAGTTCCACCCGGAGCGTTCGGCCGGCGTGGGCGCCCGGCTCCTGCGGAATTTCCTCTCACTATGA
- the hisB gene encoding bifunctional histidinol-phosphatase/imidazoleglycerol-phosphate dehydratase HisB produces MSRKILFVDRDGCLIEEPADQQIDSYEKLALMPGVIAALQRCVAAGYELVMVTNQDGLGTPSFPQASFDGPHELLLRILASQGIGFREQLIDRSFPHENLDTRKPATGLARHWLADDGWSRAQSAMVGDRESDIRFAENMGVRGFRVGPEGMDWTAVAHALLDAPRTAEVVRRTKETSIRVAVDLDRVAEPRVRTGLGFFDHMLEQIGKHGGFAMELTCDGDTHIDEHHTIEDCALALGQALKQALGDKRGIGRYGFALPMDESAARAELDLSGRPYFVFEGVFPRERVGDVPTELVPHFFRSLCETLGANLHLTVRGDNAHHMVEGCFKVVARTLRQAIRREGAELPSTKGSL; encoded by the coding sequence ATGAGCCGCAAGATCCTCTTCGTCGACCGCGACGGCTGCCTCATCGAAGAACCGGCCGACCAGCAGATCGACAGTTACGAGAAGCTGGCGCTCATGCCGGGCGTCATCGCCGCGTTGCAGCGTTGCGTGGCCGCCGGTTACGAACTGGTGATGGTCACGAACCAGGATGGCCTGGGCACGCCGTCGTTTCCGCAGGCATCCTTCGATGGACCCCATGAGCTGCTGTTGCGCATCCTCGCCTCGCAAGGCATCGGCTTTCGCGAACAGCTGATCGACCGCAGTTTTCCCCACGAGAACCTCGACACGCGCAAGCCCGCCACGGGCCTTGCCCGCCACTGGCTGGCCGACGACGGTTGGAGCCGCGCGCAGTCGGCGATGGTGGGCGATCGCGAAAGCGACATCCGCTTCGCCGAGAACATGGGCGTGCGCGGTTTTCGCGTCGGACCCGAAGGCATGGACTGGACCGCCGTCGCCCATGCCTTGCTCGATGCGCCGCGCACCGCCGAGGTCGTGCGACGCACGAAGGAAACGTCGATCCGCGTCGCCGTCGATCTCGACCGCGTGGCCGAGCCCCGGGTCCGCACGGGACTCGGCTTCTTCGACCACATGCTCGAACAGATCGGCAAGCACGGCGGGTTCGCGATGGAGCTGACGTGCGACGGCGACACGCACATCGACGAGCACCACACCATCGAGGACTGCGCGTTGGCGCTGGGCCAGGCATTGAAGCAGGCGCTCGGCGACAAGCGCGGCATCGGGCGCTACGGCTTCGCCTTGCCGATGGACGAGAGCGCCGCGCGTGCCGAGCTGGATCTCTCCGGTCGGCCTTACTTCGTGTTCGAGGGTGTGTTCCCGCGTGAACGCGTAGGCGACGTGCCGACCGAACTCGTGCCGCACTTCTTCCGCTCGCTCTGCGAAACCCTCGGCGCGAACCTGCACCTCACCGTCCGCGGCGACAACGCCCACCACATGGTGGAGGGCTGCTTCAAGGTGGTCGCCCGCACGCTGCGCCAGGCGATCCGTCGCGAAGGCGCCGAGTTGCCCAGCACGAAGGGCAGCCTGTGA
- the hisC gene encoding histidinol-phosphate transaminase: MSVLDLAREDIRAMAPYSSARMEASGGTVLLNANESSRPPNIPGGDGLNRYPDPQPRALVNALAELYDSDASRVLVTRGSDEAIDLLVRAFCRAGRDAVLISPPTFGMYAVSARIQGAAVIESPLEPSGALDADRLLAAVTPDTRLLFVCTPNNPTGNLVDIATLRRLATELTGRAVLVVDEAYAEFSGARSAATLIDAFDNVAVLRTLSKAWSLAGARIGTLIAREDVIGLLRRIIPPYPLPSPCVDAALAALSYEGRRLQRHHLQEILGERARMAVELARLPGVREVLPSHANFLAVRFDDPAATYRRLYAAGIVVRDITRYPGLGDALRITVGTGNENDRVLAVLKAGMPA, encoded by the coding sequence ATGAGCGTGCTCGACCTCGCCCGTGAAGACATCCGCGCCATGGCGCCGTACTCGAGCGCGCGCATGGAAGCGTCCGGGGGCACCGTGCTGCTCAACGCGAACGAATCCTCGCGCCCACCGAACATTCCCGGCGGCGACGGACTCAACCGCTATCCCGATCCGCAGCCACGCGCCCTGGTCAATGCCCTGGCGGAGCTGTACGACAGCGACGCCTCGCGCGTGCTCGTCACCCGCGGCAGCGACGAGGCCATCGACCTGCTCGTGCGCGCGTTCTGCCGGGCCGGCCGCGATGCGGTGCTGATCTCGCCACCGACGTTCGGCATGTACGCCGTCAGCGCACGCATCCAGGGCGCCGCCGTCATCGAATCGCCGCTGGAGCCATCGGGCGCGCTCGACGCGGATCGCCTGCTCGCGGCGGTCACGCCCGATACGCGCCTGCTCTTCGTCTGCACGCCGAACAATCCCACGGGCAACCTCGTGGACATCGCCACGCTGCGCCGCCTCGCCACCGAACTCACGGGGCGCGCGGTGCTGGTGGTCGACGAGGCCTACGCCGAGTTCAGCGGCGCACGAAGCGCCGCGACGCTGATCGACGCATTCGACAACGTAGCCGTGCTGCGGACGCTGTCCAAGGCCTGGTCGCTCGCAGGCGCGCGCATCGGTACGTTGATCGCGCGCGAGGACGTGATCGGCCTGCTGCGCCGGATCATCCCGCCGTATCCGCTGCCGTCGCCCTGCGTCGATGCCGCGCTGGCCGCGCTGTCGTACGAAGGCCGACGGCTCCAGCGCCACCACCTCCAGGAAATCCTCGGCGAGCGCGCGCGCATGGCCGTCGAACTGGCGCGCCTGCCCGGCGTGCGCGAGGTGTTGCCCTCGCACGCCAATTTCCTGGCCGTGCGTTTCGACGACCCGGCGGCCACGTACCGGCGCCTCTACGCGGCGGGCATCGTCGTGCGCGACATCACGAGGTACCCCGGCCTGGGCGACGCCTTGCGCATCACCGTGGGTACCGGCAACGAAAACGACCGCGTGCTCGCGGTGCTGAAGGCGGGAATGCCGGCATGA
- the hisD gene encoding histidinol dehydrogenase codes for MKRIDWNDLDDAGRAAALARPAQSRATELREGVETIVAAVRARGDEALREFTARYDGAGLDALDVRDDEFAAAEARLSPELKAAIREAAERIERFHRAAAPTPVAVETAPGVRVERILRPIRRVGLYVPAGGAPLPSTAIMLGVPAAIAGCRDVLLCTPVQADGRCDDAVLYAAKVTGVHRVFKLGGAQAIAAMAYGTASVPRCDKLFGPGNAWVTEAKLQVAGDPDGAAIDMPAGPSEVLVIADGDADPRFVAADLLSQAEHGPDSQVLLVSPSAALLDRVEDEVERQRRELPRADIAAMALAESRLVRVRDLVQALDVSNRYAPEHLIIQTADPRALLDGVESAGSVFLGDWTPESLGDYCSGSNHVLPTYGYARSYSGVSVASFQKQVTVQEASAEGLRAIGPCAATLAAAEQLEAHRRAVTLRLAAMDAVA; via the coding sequence ATGAAACGGATCGACTGGAACGACCTCGACGACGCGGGACGAGCCGCCGCGCTCGCCCGCCCGGCGCAATCGCGGGCCACCGAATTGCGCGAGGGCGTCGAGACCATCGTCGCCGCCGTCCGCGCGCGTGGCGACGAAGCGCTGCGTGAGTTCACCGCGCGCTACGACGGTGCCGGGCTGGATGCGCTGGACGTGCGCGACGACGAATTCGCCGCCGCCGAAGCGCGCCTGTCGCCGGAACTGAAAGCCGCCATTCGCGAAGCCGCCGAGCGTATCGAGCGGTTCCATCGCGCGGCCGCGCCCACGCCCGTCGCGGTGGAGACGGCACCGGGCGTGCGCGTGGAACGGATCCTGCGCCCCATTCGTCGCGTGGGCCTCTACGTGCCCGCCGGCGGCGCACCGTTGCCGTCCACGGCGATCATGCTGGGCGTGCCCGCCGCCATCGCCGGTTGCCGGGACGTGCTGCTGTGCACGCCGGTGCAGGCCGACGGACGCTGCGACGACGCCGTGCTCTACGCGGCCAAGGTCACCGGCGTGCATCGCGTGTTCAAGCTGGGCGGCGCGCAGGCGATCGCCGCCATGGCCTACGGCACGGCATCGGTGCCCCGTTGCGACAAGCTCTTCGGCCCCGGCAACGCCTGGGTGACGGAGGCGAAATTGCAGGTCGCGGGCGATCCCGACGGTGCGGCCATCGACATGCCCGCCGGGCCGTCCGAGGTGCTGGTGATCGCCGACGGCGACGCCGATCCGCGTTTCGTCGCGGCGGATCTTCTCTCGCAGGCCGAGCACGGGCCCGACTCGCAGGTGCTGCTGGTCAGCCCGTCCGCCGCGCTGCTCGATCGCGTCGAGGACGAAGTGGAACGCCAGCGACGCGAACTGCCGCGGGCCGACATCGCCGCCATGGCGCTCGCCGAAAGTCGCCTCGTGCGCGTGCGGGACCTGGTCCAGGCCCTCGACGTGAGCAATCGCTACGCGCCCGAGCATCTCATCATCCAGACGGCGGATCCGCGCGCATTGCTCGACGGCGTGGAGTCGGCCGGCTCGGTCTTCCTCGGCGATTGGACCCCCGAGTCGTTGGGCGACTACTGCAGCGGCAGCAACCACGTCCTGCCCACCTACGGTTATGCGCGCAGCTACAGCGGCGTGTCCGTAGCCAGCTTCCAGAAGCAGGTGACGGTGCAGGAGGCCAGCGCCGAAGGCCTGCGCGCCATCGGCCCCTGCGCCGCCACGCTCGCCGCCGCCGAGCAACTCGAGGCGCACCGCCGCGCGGTCACGCTGCGCCTCGCCGCCATGGATGCCGTCGCATGA
- the hisG gene encoding ATP phosphoribosyltransferase, which translates to MKPRDRLRIAMQKSGRLTEPAQELLARCGLKFRQSRDKLFCFGEGEPVDLLLVRDDDIPGLIAEGVCDLGIVGRNVLREFQLSQPEAGEELAELRRLGFGGCRLSIAVPQEDGYESPAQLDGQRIATSYPGLTGEWLRTHGVDAKVVYLAGSVEIAPRLGTADAICDLVSSGATLMANQLREAAVVFESEAVLAGHRDMPADERGEIAELLLRRLDGVIQVRDSRLILLQAPRNALDDITRLLPGMPVPTLTAVDGAPDQVVVQALCAGSVSWRQLEDMKRAGARDMLVLPVEKMLA; encoded by the coding sequence ATGAAGCCGCGTGATCGCCTGCGCATCGCCATGCAGAAGTCCGGCCGCCTCACCGAGCCGGCGCAGGAACTGCTGGCCCGCTGCGGCCTGAAGTTCCGGCAGAGCCGAGACAAGCTTTTCTGCTTCGGCGAGGGCGAGCCGGTGGATCTCCTGCTCGTTCGCGACGACGACATTCCGGGCCTCATCGCCGAGGGCGTGTGCGACCTGGGCATCGTCGGTCGCAACGTGCTGCGCGAATTCCAGCTTTCCCAGCCCGAGGCGGGCGAGGAACTCGCCGAGCTGCGCCGCCTGGGTTTCGGCGGTTGCCGGCTGTCCATCGCCGTCCCCCAGGAAGACGGCTACGAGAGCCCCGCGCAACTGGATGGCCAGCGCATCGCCACGTCCTATCCCGGACTGACCGGCGAATGGCTACGTACGCATGGAGTGGACGCCAAGGTGGTGTACCTGGCCGGTTCGGTCGAGATCGCGCCGCGCCTGGGCACCGCCGATGCCATCTGCGACCTGGTCTCCAGCGGAGCCACGCTGATGGCGAACCAGCTGCGCGAGGCGGCCGTGGTGTTCGAGAGCGAGGCGGTGCTCGCCGGCCACCGGGACATGCCCGCCGACGAACGCGGCGAGATCGCCGAGTTGCTGCTCCGCCGCCTCGACGGCGTGATCCAGGTACGCGATTCACGCCTGATCCTGTTGCAGGCCCCGCGCAATGCGCTCGACGACATCACCCGCCTGCTGCCGGGGATGCCCGTGCCCACGCTCACGGCCGTGGACGGTGCGCCCGACCAGGTGGTGGTGCAGGCGCTGTGCGCGGGCTCGGTGAGCTGGCGCCAGCTCGAAGACATGAAACGTGCCGGCGCCCGCGACATGCTGGTGCTGCCGGTGGAGAAGATGCTGGCATGA
- a CDS encoding YerC/YecD family TrpR-related protein, translated as MKRRSIDPQTPDGSAETSLCEALLALSSVEEMRAFLHDLCTPAEIEVMVDRWKVVPFLLEGRSYRDIHERTAVSITTIGRVARYLNQGNGGYMAAAARRNVEGAV; from the coding sequence ATGAAGCGCCGATCGATCGACCCCCAAACGCCCGACGGCTCGGCCGAGACCAGCCTCTGCGAGGCCCTGCTGGCGCTCTCCTCCGTGGAGGAAATGCGTGCCTTCCTGCACGACCTGTGCACCCCGGCCGAAATCGAAGTCATGGTCGACCGCTGGAAGGTGGTGCCGTTCCTGCTGGAAGGGCGCTCCTATCGGGACATCCATGAACGCACGGCCGTGAGCATCACCACCATCGGGCGCGTGGCCCGCTATCTCAACCAGGGCAATGGCGGCTACATGGCCGCGGCCGCCCGCCGCAACGTCGAAGGTGCCGTATGA
- a CDS encoding response regulator, whose product MSYPVPSSVIVADDHPVVVAGVESILRPHGHLVVARAHDTDTLFACLADIRCNVLVTDFSMPDGRLPDGLPMIRRVRKLHPHVGIVVLTMLSNPAVLRTLLDMGVAALFDKRTSLRDIPVAVHAAGVGRHYLSPAIRRLFQEAACADRTEELDRRLSPKEREVLRAYAQGHALADIAAAMGRSFKTISRQKRSAMGKLGIANDAQLYQYLAGVAG is encoded by the coding sequence ATGAGCTACCCCGTGCCCAGTTCGGTGATCGTCGCCGACGACCACCCGGTGGTCGTCGCCGGGGTGGAATCCATCCTCCGGCCGCATGGCCACCTCGTGGTCGCCCGTGCCCACGACACCGACACCCTCTTCGCCTGCCTGGCCGACATCCGCTGCAACGTCCTGGTCACCGATTTCTCCATGCCGGACGGCCGCCTTCCCGATGGCCTGCCCATGATCCGGCGCGTACGAAAGCTGCATCCGCATGTCGGAATCGTCGTCCTCACCATGCTGTCCAACCCCGCCGTGCTGCGCACGTTGCTCGACATGGGCGTCGCCGCCCTCTTCGACAAACGCACCAGCCTGCGGGACATTCCAGTCGCCGTGCATGCGGCCGGCGTCGGCCGCCACTACCTCAGCCCGGCGATCCGCCGGCTCTTTCAGGAAGCCGCCTGCGCGGACCGCACGGAGGAACTCGACAGGCGGCTCTCGCCGAAAGAGAGGGAAGTCCTTCGCGCCTACGCCCAGGGGCACGCCCTGGCCGACATCGCCGCGGCGATGGGGCGCAGCTTCAAGACGATCAGCCGGCAGAAGCGCTCGGCCATGGGCAAGCTGGGCATCGCCAACGACGCCCAGTTGTATCAGTACCTTGCCGGCGTGGCGGGTTAG